Genomic window (Mycolicibacterium smegmatis):
GGGCCGGTAGGCGGCCCAGCAGCCGATCACGACGGCGCCGAGGATCGCGAGAAGCATTGTGGTGAGGGCCAGTTGCAGCGTGGCGGGGAACGCGCGCAGCGCCATCTCGGCGGCCGGTTCCCCGGTGCGCAGCGACGTGCCGAAGTCCAGGTGGACGACGCCCTTGAAGTAGTCGAGCAGCTGGGCCCCGACGGACTGGTCGAATCCGTTGGCGGCGCGGAACTCCGCTCGCTGTTCAGGCGTCGCGGATTCCGGCAGGTACAGGTTGGTGGGATCCCCGGTGAGACGCGCCAGCAGGAACACCCCGAGCAGGACGATGATCAACGGCAGGGCGCTGGTGTACATCCTGCGCCGGACGAATGGGAGCATGCTCGAACCTTCCTCGGACCTTCGGCGTCAGTGCTCGACGGTGTCGTCAACCGCGAACGTCATCTGCGACAACCGCATCTCGTCGCCGGTCGCCGAGTTGGGCTGGTAATCCACGCGGGGCGACTTGGCGAGCACACCGGTCATGTGCGCGATGTAGGCGAACTGCGCGATCTCGTCGGGCTCGTCGGCGAAGATCTGGGCGTAGGCCTGCTGGCGCTGCTCGCCCGTGAGTTCGCCGGCCGCTTCGATCTTGGAGTCGAATTCCGGTGTGCCGTAGGCGCTCTGAGCGCCGTCACTGCGCATGTACTGGTCGACGCTGAACGCCGCGTCACCGGCCTGGTTGCCGTGCTGGATCAGCGCGATGAACGGGCCCGCATTCGGCGGGAACGGCCGCAGCTGGTACTGCAACTGGGCCGCGGTGTCCATCATCTCGATCTTCACGTTCAGCCCGATCTTGCTGAGTTCGTTCTGGATCACCTCGACGGTCTCGGTGACATTGGGGAACAGGCTGTTGCGCCCGATCAACCGGATCCCGCGGTCCACCGGCACACCGTCGGCCCTGGCCTCGTCGATCAGCTCCCTGGCGCGGTCGGGATCGTAGGGCCACAGCTCGAGATCCTCGTTGTGGCCGACGACGCCCTCGGGGATCAGTTGCGCGGCAGGCTCACCGAGCCCGCGGTACAGGGCCTTGACGATGCCGGTGCGGTTCACCGAGTAGTTGATCGCCTGGCGCACCCGCAGATCGTCGAGCGGGGGCTCGGTCGCGGTGAGCCGCAGTGCCGTGGTCTCGTTGTTGGGGAACGGCACGCCCAGATCACCTGCCCCGTCCTCGGGCCCGACCGACGTGCCGATGTCCGCCTCGTCGTTGACCACCATGGCGGCACGCACACTGCCCTCGCTGCGCCACTGGTATTCGGCGCGGGTGAAATCCGGTGCGGCGCCCCAGTACTTCTCGTTGCGGTGCAGCACGAGTTTCTGTCCGTACTCCCACCGTTCGATCTCATACGGGCCCGTGCCGATGGGTTCGCGCACCTTCTCGGTGACGCTCGTGGTGTGAGGCACGATCTCGATGAACGAGATGCGCAGCGGCAGAATCGGATCGGGTTTCGCCGTGCCGACCACGACGGTGTGGTCGTCGGGTGCGGAGACCTTCAGCGGGTCGTCGCCGAAGACGTAGCCGTCGACGTTGCACTGCAGATCCGAGTTCACCGCGCGGTCGATCGAGAACGCCGCGTCGGCCGCGGTGAACGGCGTTCCGTCGGAGAACGTCACGCCGGGGCGGATGTCGAAAGTCCATTCTCGGGGCGAGGTCTGGTGCCATCCGGTGGCCAGCAGTGGCAGCAGGTCGCCGGTCTGCGGATCGCGTTCGATGAGCGGTTCGGTGATGTTGGACCGCACCACGACACCGGTCGAGGTCAGCGAACTCTCACATGGCTCAAGCGTGGGCGGTTCCTGCGGCAGGACGATGCGCAGCGTGTCGGTGTCGTATCCGCCGCGCGCGGTGTTGGCGACCGTGCAGCCGGCTGTGGCGCCGCTGGTGATGATCGCCAGGCCGGCGATGAGGGCCAGCGGGTGCGGCGCTCGGCGCATGTCGGATCCTCCAGAACAGTGATGTCCACGTATGTGGATGCTGGTTGTGACCGCAGACACACGTTAGGAATGCGTCTCTTGCGGCGTCAACCGGCCGAAATCGGTCACCTCGGAGCGAAAATCGGCCTCGCGCAACACCGTTAGACCGCCTCGACGCCGCAAATGACCTGCACTTTTGCAGGCGAGTTCAGAACGGCAATGCGTGCGACGCAACATGCCGAGGCCATTCATGCTGCTTGGATATCAAGCCATGCCATTTCCGTGTTAGACGGGTATTCGCGCGCCGCCTTACCGTGGTGGATGTGTCCGCTCAAGAGGAAACCGACCGCGGCCCGCAGGGCGTCCTGCAGGTCGGCCCGCTCAAACCGTCCCTGAACCAGACCCTCGTGTCCACCTACGGCGCGTACGTGCTGCCCGACGGCCCCGAACGCGCGGACTTCCTCGCCGAGCACGGTGGCCGGATCACGGTGGCCGTGACCTCGGGCCGTACCGGCGTCGACGCCGAACTGATGTCGGCGTTGCCCAATCTCGGCGCGGTGGTGAACTTCGGCGTCGGGTACGACACCACCGACGTCGACGCGGCCGCCGCACGCGACATCGTGGTCAGCAACACCCCGGACGTACTCAGCGACTGCGTCGCCGACACCGCGGTCGGGTTGCTGATCGACGTGATGCGCAGATTCTCGGCGTCCGACCGATACGTGCGCGCGGGCCGTTGGGTCACCGACGGTAATTACCCTCTGGCGCACAAGGTTTCGGGTTCACGCGTCGGGATCATCGGGCTCGGCCGCATCGGCACCGCGATCGCGACCCGGCTCGGCGCATTCGGCTGCACCATCAGCTACCACAACCGCCGCGAGATCGAGGGCAGCGGTTACCGCTACGTGGGTTCGGCCGCCGACCTCGCCGCGCAGGTCGACGTGCTGATCATCGCCGCGGCAGGCGGTGCGGGCACGCGTCACCTCGTCGACCGCGCGGTGCTCGACGCGCTCGGACCCGACGGCTACCTGGTCAACATCGCCCGCGGCAGCGTCGTCGACGAGGACGCGCTCGTCGAGGCGCTGGCCGACGGCAGGCTCGCGGGCGCGGGTCTGGATGTGTTCACCGACGAACCCAACGTGCCGGAGGCGCTGCTGGGGATGGACAACGTGGTGCTGCTGCCGCATGTCGGAAGCGCAACCGTCGAGACCAGGAACGCGATGGAGGCGCTCACGCTGGCCAACCTCGACGCCTACCTCAAGACCGGAGAACTCGTCACACCGGTGCCCATGCCGGCCCCGACACCGGCTCAGTAGGCGATCTGCTCGCCCACCAGTTCGTCGGTGGTCCATTCGCGTGGGGGCAGCACGTCCCGCAGCAGACGCAACAGGGCGGGGTTGGTGCTGTCGCCGCGCCACACCGCGTCGAGCTCCACGGGGCGTTCCCGGAACGCGCCGATTGAGCGGAACACCACGCCCTCGGGATGCAGCGTGGCGGCCGACGCGGGCACCAGCGCGATGCCGATGCCCGAGCGGACCAGCACCAGCATGGTGTGCACCTGCGTCACGTACTGCACGTAGCGCGGGGTGGCGCCCGCGATCGTGAACGTACTGATCAGCAGCTCGTTGAAATACCGTGCCTGCACGGGCGAGTACATGATCATGTCCTGGCCGTCGAGGTCGTTGAGGGTGAGCTGACGGCCCACATCGACCAGCGGATGCGACGCGGGCAGCGCCGCGATCAACTGCTCGTGCAACAGCGGCCGCGACACCAGGCCGGGGCGCTTGAGCGGTGGCCGCGCCATGCCGAGGTCGAGCTCACCGGTCATGAGCCCTTCGATCTGCGCGGCGGTGACCATCTCCCGCAGGTCGAGCGTCACGTCGGGCAACTGCTCACGGGCCGCGTCGAGAAGACGCGGCAACACCGCATGCGCCGACGCCGCGGTGAAACCGATGACCACGGTGCCCAGGTCGCCCGCGGGGACGCGTTTGACGTTGAGCGCGGCGCCTTCTGCGAGTTGCAGGATGCGCCGCGCATCCGGCAGGAAGGCGACGCCGGCCGGGGTGAGCGTGACCGAGCGTGTGGTGCGGTCGATCAGGTGCACCCCGAGTTCGTTCTCCAACTGCTGTATCTGCCGGCTGAGCGGGGGCTGCGTCATGTGCAGGCGCTCGGCGGCCCGCCCGAAATGCAGTTCCTCGGCCACCGCGATGAAGCAGGACAGTCTCGACAAGGAGAACACTGCGTCAGCCTATCGGCCCAACGGCTGATCAATGCCCGACCGGCATGAATAGCGCGCGTGGCCGACCCGATTGCGTATTCGTGGTGAACACCTGCAAAGCTGGTGGTCAGGAAACGCAGAGATCAGCCAGTAGTCTGATCTTGTGCCCCTCGAGGTTGAGCCAAAAGCCTCGGGGGTGGAGAGTTGGACGGCGTCGACACGGCTACCATTTGTCGACTGCTGCCAAGAGGGCGCACAAACACCGTCGGAGGTGACGATGACGAGCCAGGACCCGGCGAACTGCACGGTGGAGGAACGCCGCCTAGGAGACATCACTGTGGTGGCGGTCACCGGAACGGTGGACATGCTGACCGCACCGAAGCTCGAAGACGCGATCGGTTCCGCTGCCAAGAGCGAGCCGTCGGCCGTGGTGGTCGATCTGAGCGCGGTGGATTTCCTTGCCTCCGCGGGCATGGGCGTGCTGGTGGCAGCACACGGCGAACTCGCGCCGGCGGTGCGCCTGGTGGTCGTGGCGGACGGCCCGGCGACGAGCAGACCGCTCAAACTTGTCGGAATCGCCGACGTGGTCGACCTGTTCGCCACGCTCGACGAAGCCCTCTCGTCGTTGAAGACATAAAACTGTGCGCAACCGGGTAGCCACCAGGTCGATATGACAGACGCAGGCGAGTCAACCAGTTTCATCAAGGCGGGCGTAGTTGCCGCCCCGGAACGCGCCGCCCAGTTGCGGCGCGAATTCTCGGAATGGCTCGGCACGCATTTCACGCTCGACCCGGTGAAGGCCAGTGACATCGTCCTGGCCGTCAACGAGGCGCTGGCCAACGCGGCGGAGTTTGCCTACACCAACGCCACAGAACCCGGTCTGATGCACGTGCGCGCCGATTACGACACCGGGGCCGAGACCCTCACGGTCGTCGTCGCCGACGAGGGCACATGGCGGATAGGCGACACCGATCACAAGAATCCGGCACGGGGGCGCGGCATCCCGTTGATGCACGCGCTCACCGACCGTGCCGTCATCGACGCGACGCCCACCGGCACCAAGGTGCGCCTGCAGTGGGAGAACATCGCCCGCAGCGTCACCTCAGAACTGCGGTAACCGCACCACCTGGACGAAGAACTCGTCGATCTGTCGCACCGCGCTCATGAACTGGTCCAGGTCAACCGGTTTGGTGACATAGGCGTTCGCGTGCAGCTTGTAGCTGCGCAGGATGTCTTCCTCGGCCGATGAGGTCGTCAGCACCACGATCGGGATGTGGCACAGGTTCTCGTCGGACTTGATCTTCTCCAGCAGTTGCCTGCCGTCGTACTTGGGCAGGTTGAGGTCGAGCAAGATCAGGTCCGGGCGGGGTGCATCCGCGTAGGGTCCCCGCCGGTACAAGAAGTCCAGCCCCTCTTCGCCGTCGTGCGCGACGTGCAGATTGTTCTTGATCTTGTTGTGCTCGAAAGCTTCCCGCGTGATGAGCTCGTCGCCCGGATCGTCCTCCACCAGGAGGATGTCGATCGCGCGGGTTTCGTCGGCTGACGTCATGTGTTGTTTCCTTCCAGCTGGGCGTCGGTGAGGACGCCCGGCTTGTTTGTGGGCATGACAGGCAAGGTGAAACAGAACCGGGTTCCGCCCGTGTAAGACGTGTCGATCCAGATGTTGCCGCCGTGGTGCTCGATGATCTTCTTGCACAGGGCAAGTCCGATACCGGTGCCGCTGTAGCTGTCGCGGCCGTGGAGCCGCTGGAAGATCACGAACACCTTGTCGACGAATTCCTCGGAGATGCCGATGCCGTTGTCGGACACCGTGAACAGCCAGCTGTCCACGCCGCCGCCGGTCTGGGCGTGGCACTCGATGACGATACGGGGCGCCACCCCGTCGCGGCGGAACTTCACCGCGTTGCCGAGGAGGTTCTGCCACACCATGATCAACAGCGTGGGGTCACCGTCGATGTGCGGCAGCGGTTCTTGCGGCCGGATGATCTCGGCGCCCGATTCCTCGACCGCGGTGGAGATGTTGTTCAGCGCGGCGTCGACCACCGCGTTGAGATCGACCTCGGTGGTCGTCGAATAGAGCCGGCCCACGCGTGAGAACGTGAGCAGGTCGTTGATCAGCACCTGCATGCGTTTGGCGCCGTCGACGGCGAAACCGATGTACTCGACGCCGCGCTCGTCGAGTTTGTCGCCATAACGCCGTTCGAGCAGCTGACAGAACGAGGCGACCTTGCGCAGCGGCTCCTGCAGATCATGTGAGGCCACGTAGGCGAACTGCTCGAGTTCGGCGTTGGACCGGCGCAGTTCCTCGGCCTGCTCGTCGAGCGCCAGGCGCGCCTGCTTGGACGCGTCGAGTTCATCCACGATGCGCTGGCGCATGTCCTCGACGTCGATGGCGATCGCGCGAATGTCCTTGGGACCCTTCGGTTCGATGCGCTCGGTGAAGTTGCCCTCGGTGATCCTGCGGCACGACGCGGCAAGTGCGGCCAGCGGACGGTTGACGGCGTTGCGCACCAGCACCGCCAGCACCACCGCCATTGCGAAGAACGCCACGATCATCGCGATCAGCACGCTGTTGCGCCACGTACGCATGCGTTCCATGTCCTCGATGCCGACGTTGCGCGCCTCGCTGAGATGGCGGTTCTGGACGTCGAAAAGTCCACGCAGCTGGTCGAACTGCGCTTTACCGCGCTCGGCGACCATGTCGTTGCCGATGTGCGGGCGTCCGGGCTGAATACTCGCGATCATCGGATCTGCGTAGGCGGCACGCCAAGCCGCAGCAGCCTTTTCGATCACGGCGAGATCGGCGAGGAGTTGGTCGCGGCCGTCGAGATCGTCGCGGATGCTCGCCGCGGCATCGGCCTCGGCCTGCTGCCCTTCGTCATACGGGGCCAGGAACTGGGGGTCGGCCGCGATTGCGTAACCGCGCACCGCCGTCTCCTGGTCGCGCAGCGCGGCCTGCAGTTGATAGGCCGCGACACGGGCCGGCTGGATCTCGTTGATCAGCTCATCGGAGAGGGTGTCGGTGCGGCCGACGAGCACGGCACCGGCGATCGCACCCGTGAAGACCACAACTCCCATGACCGACAGAACCAGGTTCTGCCAGCCTTGTACCGTCAATCTCATCTGCGCGAGCGCTCCACACGTATCACGGCGATGTCATCGGAGAGGCCGCCGTGCGTCTGCGCACGTGACTCGGCCTCGTTGATCAGCGAGGTGACGAAGTCCCGCCCGGGCGTCGCGGCGAGCGCGCGGGCGACGGCGAGCAGGCCGCTCTCCCCCAGCCGCTCGTCACCACGTCCGGCGTGGCCCTCGAACAGTCCGTCGGTCAACAGCAGCAACCCGTGGCCCTCCGGTAGCTCGTAGTGGTTCACGGGCCACTCCCTGGCGCCCAGCCCCAGCGCGGCGCCGGGCCGCGGCTCGAGCCAGTCGACGGTGCCGTTGCCGTGCACCAGCAGGCCGGGGTGACCCGCACGCACCACCGTGAAGCGTCCGCTGTCGGGTTCCAGTGCCACGCTGCACAGCGTGGCGAAGATGCCCTTGCCGGGACGCTCGGTGGTCAGGATCCGGTCGAGCTGGCGCATGCGTTCGTTACCGCGCAGCCCTGCGAAGGTCAGCGCGCGCCACCCGATTCGCAGGGCAACGCCGAGCGCGGCCTCATCAGGTCCGTGACCTGCGACGTCACCGATCATCACGTGGACGGTGCGGTCGGGCGTCTGCACGACGTCGTAGAAGTCGCCGCCGATCAGGGCGTGCTGGCGGCTGGGCCGCGCCTCGACGACGATGTCGACGCCCGAACCCTCCATGAGCAGCGGGGACGGCAGGAGCCCGCGCTCCAGGCGCGCGTTCTCCTGAGCCCTCAGCTGGCTGGCGTGCAGGTCGACCGAGGTGAGCTCGGCGCGTTTGCGTTCGATGGCGTAGAGGACCGCGCGGCGCAGCATCTCCGGTTCGACACGGCCTTTGACCAGGTAGTCCTGCGCACCCGAGGCCACCGCGGAAACGCCGAAGTGCTCGTCGTTGAGGCCTGTGAGCACGATGATCGGGATCCGCGCGTCCAGCTTGCCGAGGTGATGAAGCGCGTCGATCCCTGCCGCATCGGGAAGATTGAGGTCGAGCAGGACACAGTCGGGGCGGTGGTCGGCCAGCGTCCGCTCGGCGTCGGACATCGATTTCGCCCACACGAAGTCGATGTCGGGAGCATCGGCGATCAGTTCTTCGACCAGGATGGCATCGGCACGGTCGTCTTCGACCAGCAGCAGGGAGAGGCGCCGCTGGCCCGGACCAGTTAGGTCAACGGGCGACGCAATGACTCGGTCAAATGGCGCGCGCATGGGAAAAACACGTCCTTCACAACGATGGCCACCCTGGTCGCGCTGACCCTCTGCTTTAGTGACAACACTCCTGACAATACCCAGTGAACGCGTATTACCGACAATTCGCGGAGAACACCGCATGTAACGTTCTGACTTCTGGCAGTCCGACGTGTGGACTGCAAACGCGCTTGCGGCGCAGGCAGAAATTGCTGACACGGCCCTGTCAGGCCGCTTCTACCTGCCCAGTGCTACCAACGCGGTCCCGACGCGTTGAAACCAGGATCGATGCTGCGCATGTACCCGGTGTCATCGCGGTCGCGGATTCCGCAGCGCAGATACTGCTCGTGCAGTGCGGCCAGAGCGTCCTCGTCGATCTCGACGCCGAGTCCGGGCGTCGCGGGAACCTGCACCTCGCCGTCACAAAAGTTCAGGGCGCCGGGTGCGACGACGTCTTCGTGGCGCCACGGCCAGTGCGTGTCGCACGCATAGGTCAGGTTGGGTGTTGCGGCGGCCAGATGCACCATGGCGGCCAGGCTGATCCCCAGGTGCGAGTTCGAATGCATGGAAAGCCCGAGCCCGAACGTGTCGCAGATACCGGCCAGCAGGCGTGAACGCTGCAGCCCGCCCCAGTAGTGGTGATCGGACAGCACCACCTGCACCGAGTTCTTGGCGACCGCCGCGGGCAGTTGGTCAAACGCGACGACGCACATGTTGGTCGCGAGCGGCATCGGTGCCTGCGCGGCCACCTCGGCCATCCCGTCGAGGCCCGGTGTGGGGTCTTCCAGGTACTCCAAAACCCCCTCGAGGCCCGCGGCGACCTTGACCGAGGTCTGCGGTGTCCACGCGGCGTTGGGGTCCAGACGCAGCGGATGGTCGGGGAACGCGGCGCGCAGCGCCTCGACGGCCGCCATCTCTTCCTCGGGTGCGAACACGCCGCCCTTGAGTTTGATTGCGCTGAAACCGTATTCATCGATCATGCGGCGCGCCTGCGCGACGATGCCGTCGGGGTCCAGTGCGGCGCCCCAGCCGTCGGGTTCGGCGCCGGGATGCGCGGCCCACTTGTAGAACAGGTAGGCACTGAACGGCACGGCGTCGCGCACCGCGCCGCCGAGCAGGTCCGACACCGGCCTGCCGGTCACCTGCCCCTGCACGTCAAGACAGGCCACCTCGAACGGCGAGAACACCCGGTCGACGACGCTGGCCGAGGTGATCATGCCGGCCAGACCGGATCCGTCCCCGGTGCGGTCACCGCCGAGTGCGTCCGAGATGAGTGCCCGGATCACGTTGGTGGAGAACACACTCCGGCCGACGATCGCGTGCGCCGCAGCCTGCAATCGCTCCAGGTGGACGGTGTCGGCGTAGGTCTCGCCCAGACCCGTCAGACCCGCGTCGGTGTCGAGTTGGATGACGGCGCGCAGCGCGTACGGCTGATGCACGCCGACCGTGTTGAGCAGCGGCGGATCCGCGAATGCCACGGGTGTGACGCGGGCGCCGGTGATGCGGATCCGGTTGTGCGCCATCGGCGTTCTCCTAGTGCACGAGCGCGTCGGCGAGCACCGCACGTCCCGCCGAGAGGATGCGCTGCAATTCGTCCACGTCGTCGGGTGCGGCGTCGATCAGCGGCGGGCGCACCGGCCCGGCCTGCAGGCCACCGAGGGTGACGCCGGCCTTGATCAGCGACACCGCATAACCGGGCACCTTGTTGCGCAGGCGCACAAGTGGATGGAAGAAGGACCGCAGCAGCGCGGCGACCAGTGGTTCCTTCCCGTCCTCCAGCGCCCGGTAGAACGCGAGCGACACGTCGGGGGCGAAGGCGAACGTGGCCGACGAGTACAGCGTGACCCCGATGGCCCGGTAGGCCTGCTGCGAGACCTCCGCTGTCGGCAGGCCGTTGAAGAACTGGAACGGCTTACCCTCGTTCTCCAGCGCGTCGGTCACCGCACGCACGATGCGGGCTACCTGATCGAAATCGCCTGTGCCGTCCTTGAATCCGACGACGTTGGGAAGCTTGGCGACCTCGATGGCCGAGCCCTCGGTGAACCGTGCGTTGTTGCGGTTGTAGACCACGAGCGGCAGATCGGTGACGGCGCTGACCGCGCGTGTGTACCCGACGAGACCGGCCTGCGGCATCTCGACGAGATACGGCGGCAACAGCAGCAGGCCGTCGGCACCCGACTCGGCGGCGACCTGGGCGAACGCCTTGGCCGAGGCGACGGGGCCGCCCGCACCTGCGTACACCGGCACCCGGCCTGCGGCCGCGTCGACCGCGGTGCGTACCACGGTGCGCATCTCCTCGGGTTCGAGGGCGTGGAATTCGCCTGTGCCGCAACCGATGAAAACTCCACCGGGTCCCGCTTCGACGCCTCTGGCGACGTGCTGGGCGAGCAGGTCCACATCCACGTCACCCGACGCGGTGAACGGGGTGACGGGGAAGAAGAGGACGCCGTCGAGCATGTGTGACTCCTAGAGGTTCGTGCGGGGTGATCAGTCTTTGGTGAGTTGGCCGTCGACGGTGCGCCACAACCCGTCGGGGTTGCCGTCCGCAATGGCACTGGGCAGCAGGGATTTCGGTGCGTTCTGGTAGCAGACCGGCCGCAGGAAGCGTTCGATGGCCCTGGCTCCCACGGAGGTGGTGCGCGAATCGGAGGTGGACGGGAACGGCCCGCCGTGCACCATTGCGTGGCCGACCTCGACGCCGGTGGGCCAGCCGTTGAACAGGATGCGGCCCGCCTTCAGCTCGAGGATCTCCAGCAGTTCACCGGCCTTGGCGTGGTCGGATTCCTCGGCGTGGACCGTGGCCGTCAACTGGCCTTCGACTTCTGCGGCGACGCGCAGCATCTCGGCGTCGTCGGCACACCGGACGATCACGCCGGAGGCGCCGAACACCTCGGCCTGCAAGGCCTCGGTGGCCAGGAACGTGGGTACGTCGCTGCCGAACAGCGCGGCACGGCACGACACCGCAGGGGCGTTCTCGTCGGATCCCCGCGCGATGAGTTCCGCTGTGCCGGAGAGGGTCTCGACTCCGGTGCGGAAGTTCTCGGCGATGCCGGGTGTCAACATGGGCGTGGGCGCCGTGGCCGCGACGGCCTCGGCGGCCGCCGCGACGAACGCGTCGAGGTCGGGACCGTCGACCGCGATGACCAGGCCGGGGTTGGTGCAGAACTGCCCGGAGCCCATGGTGAGTGAGCCGACGAACGCGCGGGCCAGATCGGCTGCGCGTGCGGACAGCGCACCGCGCAGCAGGAACACCGGGTTGATGGCGCTCATCTCGGCGTAGACGGGGATCGGTTCGGGACGTGCGGCCGCGGCGGCCACCAGCGCCATGCCGCCCGCGCGGGACCCGGTGAAGCCCACGGCCTTGATGCGCGGATCGGTGACCAGGGCGCTGCCCAGATCCGGCCCGTACCCGTACAGCAGGGAGAACGTGCCCGCGGGCATCCCGGTGGCGGTGACGGCCTGCGTGATGGCGCGTCCGACGAGCTCTGAGGTGCCCGGGTGTGCGTCGTGCGCCTTGACCACGACGGGGCACCCGGCGGCCAGGGCCGACGCGGTGTCGCCACCGGCGACCGAGAACGCGAGCGGGAAATTGCTCGCCCCGAACACCGCGACCGGGCCGAGCGGCACGCTGCGCTGCCGGATGTCGGGCCGTGGCAACGGTTCCCGGTCGGGAAGAGCCGGGTCGATGCGGGCCTGGTTCCAGCTGCCCTCGCGCAGCACACCGGCGAACAGTCGCAGTTGGCCCGAGGTGCGCCCCACCTCACCGGTCAGCCGGGCGACCGGCAGGCCGCTCTCGGCGTGGGCGCGCTCGACGAGCACATCACGGCTCGAGTCGAGGTTGTCCGCGATGGCCTCGAGGAAGCGGGCGCGCTGTTCGACAGGGGCATTGCGGTAGGGGCCGAACGCATCGGCCGCGGCCGCGCACGCGGCCTCGACGTGCGAGGTGTCGCCGTAGGGGTACGCGGGTTCGAGGAACGATCCGGTCTGCGGATCGATGCCGCGGATCTCCCGTCCCGCGCCGCGCACCGGCGTACCCGCGATCAACATCTGCCCGGTCAGGTCTGTTGTCTGCACCATGGATGTCATAGTGGCACCGTAAGACCGGCGATAAATGCTTGTCCAAGTTAAGTTTGCGGCTTACTGATGCACTATTTGAATCGGTACCGGAAGCAGCGGTGAGCGCCCGGACGCTGTCGCGAAAGGCGCGAGGACTCCCCCGATCCGGGAGTCAGGAGGCGCGGCGGGCCTGGCCGCGCAACTCCAGGCGGTGCAACACGTCGGCGCCGAGCGCGTGCAGGTTCTGGTCGCCCGCCGGGATGAGGGTCACGCCCTCGGCGACCCCGGCCGAGGCGATGTCCTCGATCAGACCCGCGAGGCCGTCGGCCGTGCCGACGTAACGGACCACCGCGTCGCCGGCGGGCACGTCGGCGGCCACCTCGAGGCGGCGCGCGGAGCGGAAGTCGTTCGCGACGGCGACGGTCACGTCGAGGATCACCGCCACGGTGTCGTCCTCGGCCTTGATGCGCGTCCGTTTACGTCGCGCCTGCGCCAGGTCCGACGCCGATATCCGGACCGTCGGGGCGGCGTCCTGCGCACCGTCGGTCAGTTCACTCCAGGAATCGGCGTCCGCCACGAATAACCGCACGCCCGCCAGACTATGCCCGACTGGTACATCCGTGCAGGGTTGCACTCACCGAGAATGTAAGGACCTGGTTACGAACTTCACCGCACCCGCTACTGGGCATCACGCACGCGGGTCTTGTACAGGCTCGCG
Coding sequences:
- a CDS encoding ABC transporter substrate-binding protein is translated as MRRAPHPLALIAGLAIITSGATAGCTVANTARGGYDTDTLRIVLPQEPPTLEPCESSLTSTGVVVRSNITEPLIERDPQTGDLLPLLATGWHQTSPREWTFDIRPGVTFSDGTPFTAADAAFSIDRAVNSDLQCNVDGYVFGDDPLKVSAPDDHTVVVGTAKPDPILPLRISFIEIVPHTTSVTEKVREPIGTGPYEIERWEYGQKLVLHRNEKYWGAAPDFTRAEYQWRSEGSVRAAMVVNDEADIGTSVGPEDGAGDLGVPFPNNETTALRLTATEPPLDDLRVRQAINYSVNRTGIVKALYRGLGEPAAQLIPEGVVGHNEDLELWPYDPDRARELIDEARADGVPVDRGIRLIGRNSLFPNVTETVEVIQNELSKIGLNVKIEMMDTAAQLQYQLRPFPPNAGPFIALIQHGNQAGDAAFSVDQYMRSDGAQSAYGTPEFDSKIEAAGELTGEQRQQAYAQIFADEPDEIAQFAYIAHMTGVLAKSPRVDYQPNSATGDEMRLSQMTFAVDDTVEH
- a CDS encoding 2-hydroxyacid dehydrogenase, coding for MVDVSAQEETDRGPQGVLQVGPLKPSLNQTLVSTYGAYVLPDGPERADFLAEHGGRITVAVTSGRTGVDAELMSALPNLGAVVNFGVGYDTTDVDAAAARDIVVSNTPDVLSDCVADTAVGLLIDVMRRFSASDRYVRAGRWVTDGNYPLAHKVSGSRVGIIGLGRIGTAIATRLGAFGCTISYHNRREIEGSGYRYVGSAADLAAQVDVLIIAAAGGAGTRHLVDRAVLDALGPDGYLVNIARGSVVDEDALVEALADGRLAGAGLDVFTDEPNVPEALLGMDNVVLLPHVGSATVETRNAMEALTLANLDAYLKTGELVTPVPMPAPTPAQ
- a CDS encoding LysR substrate-binding domain-containing protein, giving the protein MFSLSRLSCFIAVAEELHFGRAAERLHMTQPPLSRQIQQLENELGVHLIDRTTRSVTLTPAGVAFLPDARRILQLAEGAALNVKRVPAGDLGTVVIGFTAASAHAVLPRLLDAAREQLPDVTLDLREMVTAAQIEGLMTGELDLGMARPPLKRPGLVSRPLLHEQLIAALPASHPLVDVGRQLTLNDLDGQDMIMYSPVQARYFNELLISTFTIAGATPRYVQYVTQVHTMLVLVRSGIGIALVPASAATLHPEGVVFRSIGAFRERPVELDAVWRGDSTNPALLRLLRDVLPPREWTTDELVGEQIAY
- a CDS encoding STAS domain-containing protein encodes the protein MTSQDPANCTVEERRLGDITVVAVTGTVDMLTAPKLEDAIGSAAKSEPSAVVVDLSAVDFLASAGMGVLVAAHGELAPAVRLVVVADGPATSRPLKLVGIADVVDLFATLDEALSSLKT
- a CDS encoding anti-sigma factor, which gives rise to MTDAGESTSFIKAGVVAAPERAAQLRREFSEWLGTHFTLDPVKASDIVLAVNEALANAAEFAYTNATEPGLMHVRADYDTGAETLTVVVADEGTWRIGDTDHKNPARGRGIPLMHALTDRAVIDATPTGTKVRLQWENIARSVTSELR
- a CDS encoding response regulator; amino-acid sequence: MTSADETRAIDILLVEDDPGDELITREAFEHNKIKNNLHVAHDGEEGLDFLYRRGPYADAPRPDLILLDLNLPKYDGRQLLEKIKSDENLCHIPIVVLTTSSAEEDILRSYKLHANAYVTKPVDLDQFMSAVRQIDEFFVQVVRLPQF
- a CDS encoding sensor histidine kinase: MRLTVQGWQNLVLSVMGVVVFTGAIAGAVLVGRTDTLSDELINEIQPARVAAYQLQAALRDQETAVRGYAIAADPQFLAPYDEGQQAEADAAASIRDDLDGRDQLLADLAVIEKAAAAWRAAYADPMIASIQPGRPHIGNDMVAERGKAQFDQLRGLFDVQNRHLSEARNVGIEDMERMRTWRNSVLIAMIVAFFAMAVVLAVLVRNAVNRPLAALAASCRRITEGNFTERIEPKGPKDIRAIAIDVEDMRQRIVDELDASKQARLALDEQAEELRRSNAELEQFAYVASHDLQEPLRKVASFCQLLERRYGDKLDERGVEYIGFAVDGAKRMQVLINDLLTFSRVGRLYSTTTEVDLNAVVDAALNNISTAVEESGAEIIRPQEPLPHIDGDPTLLIMVWQNLLGNAVKFRRDGVAPRIVIECHAQTGGGVDSWLFTVSDNGIGISEEFVDKVFVIFQRLHGRDSYSGTGIGLALCKKIIEHHGGNIWIDTSYTGGTRFCFTLPVMPTNKPGVLTDAQLEGNNT